From the genome of Pygocentrus nattereri isolate fPygNat1 chromosome 25, fPygNat1.pri, whole genome shotgun sequence, one region includes:
- the LOC108415816 gene encoding sialoadhesin-like has translation MMPYLRGYYSSSDSCITDSESGIMSSECGILSLIILLCVSGTLGESISVSCSPQTICALQESEVDLKCSYPNLNIKTVFWFSFKQKAKWKNEDNPEDLTLDSDYTGRVNCTETTNSKSTLTIRKLRERDSGEYHLMIITEQGEKHLSATAVNLTITGLQLKMTQSGENVTLTCSTSCTLTYKPDYFLWFKNTEYIDRYTPYRNPQPLVLSSRADAGSYSCSVSSKVILQSSAVDVFKEDSLNVSYTERKCCILEGLSVDFPCTYSHPKAERVTKAFWFYFRPEVESEELSEEEQFAGRVEFVGDKERNCTLRLRDVRETDSGEYRFQFSTQSGETFTGSPGVTLKVTALQVRVSSSTESDGATVTLMCSSTCTLPNNPTYIWYKNGQPVTNKLTRDNKLYLKCSEDAGNYSCAVRGHEELRSPDQTLSDCAEGKEELSVLTLVTVGVVVFLSLTLITAALLMCCVIRRKRRAERDADIQTPDPADQTYTALNPKYRTSDYDTLTHLTGSPSDTYTALNPATMCSDYDTLPGVKASQREQYEVLLRRAQTADYENVQRPSA, from the exons ATGATGCCTTACCTTAGAGGATATTACAGCAGCAGTGATTCTTGCATAACTGACAG tgaaaGTGGAATCATGAGCTCTGAATGTGGGATATTATCACTCATCATCCTGCTGTGTGTTTCAG GAACCCTGGGTGAGAGTATCAGCGTGTCCTGCAGTCCTCAGACTATCTGTGCTCTGCAGGAGTCAGAGGTGGACCTCAAGTGTTCTTACCCGAACCTCAACATCAAAACTGTCTTTTGGTTCAGCTTTAAACAAAAAGCTAAATGGAAGAATGAAGACAATCCAGAGGATTTAACTTTAGACTCAGACTACACAGGACGAGTGAACTGCACTGAGACCACAAACTCCAAGTCAACTCTTACAATAAgaaagctgagagagagagactcaggaGAATATCACCTCATGATCATCACAGAACAAGGAGAGAAACATCTCAGTGCAACAGCAGTAAATTTAACAATTACAG GTCTGCAGCTGAAGATGACCCAGAGTGGAGAGAATGTGACTCTCACCTGTAGCACTTCCTGCACTCTGACATATAAACCTGACTATTTCCTCTGGttcaaaaatacagaatatataGACAGATACACACCTTACAGGAATCCTCAGCCTCTTGTTTTATCCAGCAGGGCTGATGCTGGAAGTTACTCCTGCTCTGTTAGCAGCAAAGTAATACTCCAGTCCTCTGCAGTCG ATGTTTTTAAAGAGGACTCACTAAATGTGAGTTACACAGAAAGGAAATGCTGCATACTGGAGGGTTTATCAGTGGATTTTCCCTGCACTTACTCGCATCCCAAAGCCGAGAGAGTTACTAAAGCATTCTGGTTTTACTTTCGGCCTGAAGTGGAGTCAGAGGAGCTGAGTGAGGAGGAGCAGTTTGCTGGTCGAGTGGAGTTTGttggagataaagagagaaactgCACTCTGAGATTGAgagatgtgagagagacagactctgGAGAATATCGCTTTCAGTTCAGCACTCAGTCTGGAGAGACATTCACTGGATCACCTGGAGTCACTCTGAAGGTTACAG CTCTGCAGGTAAGAGTGAGTTCCAGCACAGAATCAGATGGAGccacagtaacactgatgtgtagCAGCACCTGCACTCTGCCTAACAACCCCACTTACATCTGGTACAAGAACGGACAGCCTGTAACTAACAAACTCACCAGAGACAACAAGCTGTACCTGAAGTGCAGTGAAGATGCAGGAAACTACTCCTGTGCTGTGAGAGGACACGAGGAGCTCCGCTCTCCTGATCAAACACTCAGTGACT GTGCTGAAGGTAAAGAGGAGCTCTCAGTGTTGACGCTGGTCACAGTGGGAGTGGTGGTCTTTCTGTCTCTGACACTCATTACAGCAGCTCTGCTGATGTGCTGTGTGATCaggaggaagagaagagcagagagagacgCAGACATTCAG ACTCCAGATCCTGCAGACCAAACATACACAGCTCTGAATCCCAAATACAGGACCTCAGATTATGACACGCTCACA CATCTTACAGGCTCTCCTAGTGACACATACACAGCCTTAAATCCTGCAACCATGTGCTCTGATTACGACACTCTGCCA GGGGTGAAGGCTTCACAAAGAGAGCAATATGAAGTCCTACTGAGAAGAGCTCAAACAGCagattatgaaaatgtacagaggCCCTCAGCATAG
- the LOC119262430 gene encoding TOG array regulator of axonemal microtubules protein 1-like — protein MVCRAAMTTLAHLYAHLQRKMDQEVESTACVLLHKAGESSQFIREDVEAALSMMVQNCSPGRVLHALLTGGLSHRNAAVRRCTAQHLEELACLLGASRLLNGKKEFTCRFLTATSKLALDSAQEVRLHARNALRFLGGHKDCLKMVEKFVPPGAKTSIKDIITKSR, from the exons ATGGTGTGTCGTGCTGCCATGACCACTCTGGCCCACCTGTATGCCCACCTGCAGAGGAAAATGGACCAGGAGGTGGAGAGCACTGCCTGTGTCCTGCTGCACAAGGCCGGGGAGTCCAGCCAGTTCATCAGAGAGGACGTGGAGGCGGCCCTCAGCATGATGGTGCAGAACTGCTCACCTGGCCGGGTCCTGCACGCTCTGCTGACTGGTGGATTGAG CCACCGAAACGCCGCAGTGAGAAGATGCACTGCACAGCATCTGGAGGAGCTCGCGTGTTTGCTGGGAGCTTCACGTCTGCTGAACGGCAAAAAGGAATTCACCTGCAGGTTCCTGACCGCCACCAGCAAACTGGCCCTAGACTCTGCACAGGAAGTGAG ACTCCACGCACGCAATGCTCTGAGGTTTCTGGGAGGCCATAAAGACTGTTTGAAGATGGTGGAGAAGTTTGTTCCACCAGGAGCCAAAACATCTATTAAAGACATCATCACAAAGAGCAG ATAA